The DNA sequence tattacTGTTTCCAAAGCTCAGCTTaaggcattattttttttttggggggggggggggagggagggggtgctCTAATAGTCATTTTTGCTGGGTAGTTCTGAGCATACTTCATTCACTCACACATCCGCTATTATTTTTGCCTTACGCCCATCTCAAATAGATTTGGGTGTTTATAACGGCTAATATTTCACTAACTCACGGAAGCTGAGATGACTCAGATAAAAATTGGCGCCGGAAGTTTCATACAAGTTGAAGAAAGCGATAAGCAAAAGAGAATAATGACTGTTGATTGCAGTAACGATTTCTGTTTCGAGGCCAGCCTCTCTTTTTTCCTCTCATAGCGAAAGCGGCggatttttatattttctttagcttgttaatgataacaaaaaggCATGCAATAAGAATCCAAAGGGAATCAGGAACTTCTAAAGAAAATGATATTTCAATTCATGTCTTAGCCTTTTTTGACAAGGTATTCTTAAAAGTGAGAAGCAACATGTAAATGATTTCGGATATtgcgagtaatgatgatcacaGGCTATTTCAAAGGTATATGACTGTAGGAAATGGGCTCCAAGGATGCCAAGGGGAATGAAACCATATAAAGTAAAGGATTCGCTTAATAAACTCCAACCTTCCAATCATCGAAATCGTAGCGATGGTTCGTTTAACTCCGACGATCGCATCCTAAacgaaagaaaacaaataaacaaattaacCACTtcgactaaaaaaaaaacagaaattagTGGATTGAATCCACAAGCTTACGCAATAGGCCGGGTTCTCGGGGAATAAAGAACATCTAGTTTCAACCATTTTGATGTTTTGTCGAACAATCGCTGTACGAACCTCCTTCATAAACCAACCAGAAAATGCAGCAACTTGCAAATTTTACCAAGTAGGGAGGGGTAGTAAgaaagaatagaaaaaaaatgtaatcatTGTTTAAATTAAATGTATAAGCCAACTGGTACAGTAATAAGTAAATATTATGATATTCTTATATTAAATCTTTTCTGTGAGTGCTAGGGATTTAAACTCCTAGATTTCTTTAATTTACGTACAGTACGTACCTACCCCTCCCATATAGAACTAGTTGTGGTGGCAATTTGCTCGCGGGCTCAAATGACCAAATGAAAGAACacattgacaaaaaaaatgcgcAAAAACGAGAGGAAACGGCTTCTGACCTTAGCATTGACAAAATAATAGTAAAACTCACGTGATTTCAACCCCTTCGAACTAAAAGAAGTCCAAACATGGCAGTTCATCTTGAATTCTGGCAAAAGGCGACTTTGCTTCTCTGTTTGTATGGGTTTTTCAAGGAGATGAAACCTTCTGAACCGTTCCTCACTCCATATTTACGCGCCCCGCCGAAAAACATCACCGATGAGCAGTTAGAGAACGAGATCTATCCCGTGTGGACCTATTCCTACCTTGCTGCATTGTTCTTTGTGTTTGTATTCACTGATTTTCTACGATACAAGCCTGTTATTATCATAGAAGGTCTTGCGTATCTCGCCACTCGGGTACTGTTGATCTGGGCCAGTGGCGTGTTAGCTATGCAGTTTATGCAACTTGCATATGGTATTGCTACCGGGGCCGAGGTGGCGTACTACTCCTACATCTATGCTGTTGTTGATATCGAACACTACTTAAAGGTGACCAGCTATACTAGGGCTGCTGTTCTGGTTGGCCGAATGATGTCCGGTGTTGTTGGCCAACTTTTGGTTTCATTCAGAGTTTGTGACTATTTGACACTAAACTATATATCAATGGCCAGTGTCTgtattgcttttatttttacattccTATTGCCATCAGCGACTGGAAATGTATTTGGTGTTGGGCAAAACATACCACAAAATACAGACTCGAAAGCGGACGGCAATTGTGATGATGAAATTATTGTGGTGCACCAATTGCCAGGCAGTCTTAATAATTGTGGCAGGCTCTACAACTCCTGGAAGTTGTCGTTACTGAACATGTGGCATGATTTTAAGGTGTGTTACTCAAATAAGGAACTGTTAAAATGGTCACTCTGGTGGTCATTTGGCACTTGTGGAGAATTCCAGGTAGAAAACTTTATCCAGAATCTTTGGGAGGTCATCTATCCATCCATGAGCCATAGGAAGATCTACAATGGAGGTGTCACAGCCATTAGTCATTTATTTTGTGTAGGAGTGGCGCTGTTGCTGAGCCGATTGAATGTGAACTGGTCAATATTTGGTGAAGTTGTGCTCGGTATTGTATGTGTGGCAGATGCCTTTGTACTATATATTAGTGCCCATACTTCTAGTATATGGCTGGCCTACCTGATGTACATCCTGTTTCGGGTAGCTTATACATTTCTTATTACCATTGCAAGGTAAGTCTTTCGTAGATATTAGATATTATTAacagggggtaggggggagtTTTGATGTCTGGGTTATCTCTGTTGTACATCCTGTTTCAGAAAGCTTATACATTTCTATTACCAATGTAAAGTTAGTCCTCCACAGAAGTTGGACTTGTAGCCATGGTGGGGTTGTCGTTTCATCGGTTACAGACCGCCCAAAGATATCAGATAGGCGTAGTGTCGGCACGACGAACAAATGCcctgttgacaaacataatccacTTCATAATCAGAGCCCCTTACCCCCAACAGCGCAACTAATATCTCcacttacaaaacaaacacacatgacTCGTTGCAAAACAAAGTGGTTTGTTTTCGTAGTAAATGAAACACATTCTGCCATGCTCCCTTGATTTACTATGGTCAGGTGACCTTATACATGTACAACTGCAACTACGATTACTGACACACAGCCATCGGGCCAACCCTTGATGTGGCAAGGTGTAAGCGGTTCCAAAGCAGCGACTTGTGGGAAGTGTGCAGTGGGCTTGTTTTAGTGTCAACCACAGTGTAGAACAGTCATCAAAGCTTGATTTAACAGCATTTATTACAATCAACTCGTCCAACTATCGAACACATGCGGTGATAACTAAGAAGTAATTAACAATTCAAAAATTTAGGATAAAAACCTAAGGATTACAGGCAGTTCTGTAAATCGCAAAAAGGCTAAATCAATATTTACAAATTCAACTTACGTCTGATCTCTTCTCCGGGGCTTAAAGAAATACAACTCCAAGTAAGCTTGTAACTCTTCAAACTCCACTCTGACTTCTCTAACTCTGCTTCTCTGGCTCTCAACTCAACTCTTCTCTCTTCGATTTCTCTGCTCAACTCTAAAAGATTGCTAAATGGGTACTATAATTTATAGGCAGGTGGGACGTGTCCTAAAGTAGGACGTGCCTCATTCCTAAACTCTTACTCAAAGGGAAATGCGTAAACTACAATCAATCTTATCAGTCTAATCATAGGAAAGGGCGGCTGTGCTCAAAATAGAGGAAGACGTGGTAGCTTAACTAAACAATTGTCTAAATTATCTAATCCGTTCAATTTAAATCAATGTtctgt is a window from the Nematostella vectensis chromosome 9, jaNemVect1.1, whole genome shotgun sequence genome containing:
- the LOC5506211 gene encoding thiamine transporter 1 — translated: MAVHLEFWQKATLLLCLYGFFKEMKPSEPFLTPYLRAPPKNITDEQLENEIYPVWTYSYLAALFFVFVFTDFLRYKPVIIIEGLAYLATRVLLIWASGVLAMQFMQLAYGIATGAEVAYYSYIYAVVDIEHYLKVTSYTRAAVLVGRMMSGVVGQLLVSFRVCDYLTLNYISMASVCIAFIFTFLLPSATGNVFGVGQNIPQNTDSKADGNCDDEIIVVHQLPGSLNNCGRLYNSWKLSLLNMWHDFKVCYSNKELLKWSLWWSFGTCGEFQVENFIQNLWEVIYPSMSHRKIYNGGVTAISHLFCVGVALLLSRLNVNWSIFGEVVLGIVCVADAFVLYISAHTSSIWLAYLMYILFRVAYTFLITIASFQIAKNVGLSRFALVFGCNMFAALALQTILTTIVADKSGLDLNIIEQFVVYGSYFFIIGAVFLAKGVYSMTRLGWRVCWNQRRMSHDALPLNNDMTTSQESIEQQTGSQSNNVI